In Phaseolus vulgaris cultivar G19833 chromosome 10, P. vulgaris v2.0, whole genome shotgun sequence, a single genomic region encodes these proteins:
- the LOC137817978 gene encoding uncharacterized protein, with protein sequence MKGCITTKVPKLREDCLKTLEFFAGASSRKHPFYDVIVNNTPLPDNWKNLTIDKYDGSTDPDEHIAIYTTQINLYTWNDVVMCRVFPTTLKGAALSWFTRLPPLSVDCFDTLVEKFGAQFATSRPHHLTSIALVNIRQEKGESLRMFMERFGKVTLGIRNLSPEVTMHHMIITLKSGPFADSLCKKPATNLDELRQRASKFMQMEELREFRNQVRVDGGEKRVMERESAPMARRAREEFRSRKFQQYTPLNINRARVLQEAMAA encoded by the coding sequence ATGAAAGGCTGCATCACAACGAAAGTTCCCAAACTAAGAGAAGATTGCTTGAAAACTCTGGAGTTTTTTGCAGGAGCATCTTCCAGAAAGCATCCGTTCTATGATGTTATAGTTAATAATACTCCATTACCTGACAATTGGAAAAATTTGACCATTGACAAATATGACGGAAGTACAGACCCTGATGAACATATTGCAATATATACCACTCAGATCAACTTATATACGTGGAATGATGTTGTTATGTGTAGAGTGTTCCCTACGACCCTGAAAGGAGCAGCATTGAGTTGGTTCACACGCCTCCCACCTTTGAGCGtcgattgtttcgatacatTGGTGGAAAAGTTTGGTGCTCAGTTTGCAACTAGTCGCCCTCATCATTTAACATCAATTGCCTTGGTAAACATAAGACAAGAGAAGGGAGAGTCGTTGAGAATGTTCATGGAACGCTTTGGAAAGGTCACCTTGGGGATTCGAAATCTCAGCCCAGAGGTTACCATGCATCATATGATAATAACACTAAAATCGGGACCATTTGCCGATAGCCTTTGCAAAAAACCCGCGACTAATCTGGATGAACTAAGGCAACGAGCATCAAAATTTATGCAGATGGAAGAACTGAGAGAGTTCCGAAACCAAGTGAGGGTTGATGGAGGTGAGAAAAGGGTTATGGAAAGAGAAAGTGCACCTATGGCTAGAAGAGCCCGAGAAGAGTTTAGAAGCCGAAAATTCCAACAATACACACCTTTGAATATAAACAGAGCAAGAGTTTTACAGGAAGCCATGGCAGCATAA